The segment GAGTAGAGAGCATATTTCGAGGACAATGAAGAAAATGTCTGATGATGGGTTGGTCCAGAGAAACACTAATGCAAAGCCATACAGCTACTCAATTACCCAAAATGGCCTTTCCAGGTTGTCTGGATCAGGTGGAACACCACAAACTATAGCCCCACAGACCTCCTAGTTGTCTAAAATCAGGGTAAATTACATTATTTGAAGGGTTTTCTGACTTTGTTGACTTGTGTTTGAAATGATGATTTTTTGGTGGTTTTAGTCATATTTTTGATTATAATTTATGATATAATTATAAACATAATTAATTAATACTAGTTTATCATATATTATGATATGAGTGAGGTTCCTGAAGAATTAGTGAAGATAACATCGGGTGGAACCATCTCCATACCTAAGCAATTTAGACGGTATTTGGAGATGCAGAAGGGTGATTATCTCAAAATAGGCCTGGAAGGAGACCATTTAGTGGTCCGAAAAGTGCGTATTTCCTAGTTTTCTGATAGTTTTGGGGCAGTGTTTGTGAGTTTCAGAGTGTGGTAAGCCCATTCTCTGCCTTTTTTGGCTCTTTCAACCTTGTTTTTAGAGGTAAATCTAGCCAAATATGTTGAAATTACACTAAGTTTGATTGGTTCGTTGAACTCATCCTCATATTTCTCCAGTATGTCTGAGGAGGTGAATTTGCCTGTTGGGTAATACTTGTCCACAATATGCCATATTTTGCCTCCAACTGACTCTACACCAGGGTTGTCTGCAGTCTCTTCAATATTCATCAAGTCTAGTAAGTCAAAAATTTTGAGGACTTTATCACGGTTAATGTTGCCCTCTAAGTTGAACTTGTATTTGGCCCCATCCTTATCCTCTAGATCTATTCTAATTCTTTTTCCTGCCATTCAGATCAATAAGGATCCAACCTTAACTCATCAACTGATCTTCTGAGATTTGTTAACTAACTGGTTTGTTAACATTGACATG is part of the Candidatus Nitrosopelagicus brevis genome and harbors:
- a CDS encoding AbrB/MazE/SpoVT family DNA-binding domain-containing protein yields the protein MSEVPEELVKITSGGTISIPKQFRRYLEMQKGDYLKIGLEGDHLVVRKVRIS